Proteins from one Gorilla gorilla gorilla isolate KB3781 chromosome Y, NHGRI_mGorGor1-v2.1_pri, whole genome shotgun sequence genomic window:
- the LOC129530229 gene encoding alpha/beta hydrolase domain-containing protein 17A-like yields MNGLSLSELCCLFCCPPCPGRIAAKLAFLPPEATYSLVPEPEQGPGGARATPLGTLRASSGARGRWKLHLMERADFQDSQRELDTIEVFPTKSARGNRVSCMYVRCVPGARYTVLFSHGNAVDLGQMSSFYIGLGSRLHCNICRSDSVVVVGDYDYSGYGASSGRPSERNLCADIDAAWQALRTRYGISPDSIILYGQSIGTVPTVDLASRYECAAVVLHSPLTSGMRVAFPDTKTYCFDAFPNIEKVSKITSPVLIIHGTEDEVIDFSHGLALYEHCPKAVEPLWVEGAGHKDIELYSQYLERLRRFISQELPSQRA; encoded by the exons ATGAACGGGCTGTCGCTGAGTGAGCTCTGCTGCCTCTTCTGCTGCCCACCCTGCCCCGGCCGCATCGCTGCTAAGCTCGCCTTCCTGCCGCCGGAGGCCACCTACTCCCTGGTGCCTGAGCCCGAGCAGGGGCCTGGTGGGGCCAGGGCCACCCCCTTGGGGACCCTGCGGGCCTCCTCGGGCGCACGCGGGCGCTGGAAGCTGCACCTGATGGAGCGTGCCGACTTCCAGGACAGCCAGCGCGAGCTGGACACCATCGAGGTCTTCCCCACCAAGAGCGCCCGCGGCAACCGCGTCTCCTGCATGTATGTTCGCTGCGTGCCTGGTGCCAGGTACACGGTCCTCTTCTCGCACGGCAATGCCGTGGACCTGGGCCAGATGAGCAGCTTCTACATTGGCCTGGGCTCCCGCCTCCACTGCAACATCTGTCGTAGTGACAGTGTCGTAGTCGTAGGAGACTACGACTACTCTGGCTATGGTGCCAGCTCGGGCAGGCCTTCCGAGAGGAACCTCTGTGCCGACATCGACGCCGCCTGGCAGGCCCTGCGGACCAG GTACGGCATCAGCCCGGACAGCATCATCCTGTACGGGCAGAGCATCGGCACGGTGCCCACCGTGGACCTGGCTTCGCGCTACGAGTGTGCCGCGGTGGTGCTGCACTCGCCGCTCACCTCGGGCATGCGCGTCGCCTTCCCTGACACCAAGACCTACTGCTTTGACGCCTTCCCTAA CATCGAGAAGGTGTCCAAGATCACGTCTCCCGTGCTCATCATCCACGGCACGGAGGACGAGGTGATCGACTTCTCGCATGGGCTGGCACTCTACGAGCACTGCCCCAAGGCGGTGGAGCCGCTGTGGGTGGAGGGCGCCGGGCACAAAGACATCGAGCTCTACAGCCAGTACCTGGAGCGTCTGCGTCGCTTCATCTCCCAGGAGCTGCCCAGCCAGCGCGCCTAG